GTttggaggctgcagggacacaCGCGTGGGGACAGAGGCTGTGCCCTCCGAGTGGGGGTCTCCTCTTACCTCGCCTCCATCGCCCGTGACCGAGTGGGCAGCGCCCTAGAAAGAGCAGCaggccgcggcggcggcggaggtggggggggggttgtggcTTAAAAGAACCCacgagaaagaaaaaaaaatcgcTTGgtggatttttaatgaaaactccCTCCTCCTCCGCCCCTTCcttgccccccagccccaagaAGAGCTGGTTAAAGCGCTGCCCGCAGATCGGCCGCGATACACGGTTCCCATATTCCCACCCTCGCCCTTAGATCTCCCTCTCTGTCTTTTGCAAGTCTCTTGATTTCATCCTTTGAACCTGTGATTGGAGGTTAAAGTGCACCAGGTTGCAATGGAAGGAGGAAGCTCTTAAACAATAAAGGCTTGAATATTTAGCTGTGATCAGGTCGCTGCCCTCTCCTtatctttttaaatgcaaatcgTCTTTTAGGGGTAGTAGCTATATACCCAGCGCCTCTCCACGTCACCTGCCTTTGGTGTGTCTGGGCCATTACTAATAGGGCCTTGTAAACAATCGTTAATCATGTAAGTGCTGCCGGCCATCGGCTTCGGACCGGCCCCGGCAGCGAGCAGCGCTCGGCGCCGAGGCAgagcggggccgcggcccctccgcctgccccctccccgccccgggggagcccggccccgggccccAGCAGCTCCGAGAGCCCCAGCAGCATGCGGAGAGCCGCCGCCGGGGTCCCGCCAGCATGTACGTGAGCTACCTCCTGGACAAGGACGGGCCCATGTACCCCGGCCCCGTGCGCCACTCGGGGGGGCTCAACCTGGCGGCGCAGAACTTCGTGGGCGCCCCCCAGTACGCGGACTACGGGGGCTACCATGTGAACCTCGACAGCTCCCAGTCCCCCGGCACGGCCTGGCCGGCTCCCTACGCCGCTCCTCTCCGCGATGACTGGGGAGCCTACGGGCAAGGGGCGCCGCCGGCCGCCGGAGCCGTCCACGGCCTCAACGGGGGCTCCCCGGCCGCAGCCATGGCCTACAGCCCTGCCGaataccaccaccaccacccgcACGCCCACCACCACGCCGGCCCCTCGCCCCACTGCTCCGCCGGGGTCATGCAGCCCCTCaacgccgccgccgccggggccgccccggaGCCTCTGTCCCCCGGTGGGCAGCGCCGAGGGCTCTGCGAGTGGATGAGGAAACCGGCGCAGCCCCCCCTCAGCAGCCAGGGTAAGCGGGAACCGCGGAAAGGGGCGCCCCGTCGGGGGACGGGGGGGCTCCGCGCCCGTCGGGGGGGCCGGGGTGGGGGACCTCGGCACAAACCCGCTCGAGAGCTGCTCCTCGGCGGCGTTTTCTTGCTGGCCACCGGGGGGGGAAAGGCGCTGCTGCCAGCCGCCCCGCGCTCCCCCGTGCGCGGCCTGCGGTGGAGGGCAGCGGCAGAGCCCCGAGGGCTCCCCGTGCGCCCCGTCGGGGGGTCGCGGAGCTGCGGGAGAGGGCTCGGGCGGCATCCCGAGGGCAACGCTCcgctcttcctccctcctccgcTCCGCTCGTCCACTTATAGCcacttaaaagatttttataacCAATTACAGGCGTATAAATCATCGGCCGGTGTCGCTCCGCATTTGTTTCTGACTCACTGGCCGCCTAACCCTTTAGGAACCCTGAGCGCGGCCGGGCCACCCCTGCGGGGATTTCGGGTGCCTTCGGTCCCAGAAATGGGGCCGGGAGGTGCGAGGGCGTCCCTTCCCCCCCTtgtgtccccccctccccgtttCCCCGGCGGCCgaggctgcctggggaaggcCGGGGGAGGCCGCTGTCGGCGCCGCTCTCCCTTGTGATGTTAatccccccgcagcccggccgggCCCCCTCTTTTATatctcccccccctcccttaCATCTGCCACGGGGAGATACATGCCTCCCGCTTTGATGTACACCTTCCGCTGCCATTgtctctcctttttatttatatttataaatatatggcCGAAAAGCACCCAAAAAAGGGACTTTGGGCATCCCTCTCCCAGCACCGGGGGGCTCCCCGACGGCCCGGGAAGGGGGGTCCCGGGCACAGAGGCTCGGGGGAAGCCCCGGTGCCCCCGCCGCTGGCTCCGGGTGGCGGTGTTGGAGGAGCTCCCCCGGGGCCCGTGGCGCTTCCCAGAGCAGCCCGTGGTGTTCCCACAGGTCGGGACTGCGCGGTGGTGGCCGGTCCCTTGGCTCCATTCAAATTCTGCCTTTGGAGCCAGTGTTTATGTTAATGCGCGAGGCTTGTTGGGGGGGGGATGAAAGCGCCTGCCGCCATTTGTTCAGTAGTGGTAATTCAAACAGAATGTGGCTGTCATTAAGGCTttgagaagtcttttttttttttttttttttttttttttttgtctttgataAGATCTCCTTGTCCCGCATTGTTTGGGATTGTGTTCCCTATTCACTGGCTCTGGGGAGTTTTCTCTGATCAGGCTTGTATCTTTACAGGGTGCTTTTGTTGTGGTTTGCAGAGAGTTTACCTGAACAAAGTCAGCCTGCCAGCCATTAAGCACCTAGGGGGCAGAAACTCCCCGCGCCTCAGAtctctggggaaggaggagaagggccGGGGCTCCAACCAGCTCAACCAGAAACGAGCCCAAGAAAGGAGGTCACTCCATGCAGCCATGCATATACTCGCCGGCCACTCGCCGAAATTCGACTTCGGAttgggttttgttcattttgggGGGCTACAACCGCACGGAGCCCTCCCGGGGGCACCGCGCAGTCCCCTCGGGCCCTGCCCGACTCCGGCGGCGGGGCGAGGGGCGGCGGAACTGGGCAGGAGcccgggggctgctccgggCTAGACTCCAAGCCGCTGGGCCCTCAGCAgggctttcatttcttttccccttttcccccttttccttttttttccctcctttttcccccgtttttccattttcacattttttccctctttcccccattttttcattttttccccattttctcccctttttctttttctttttcttttttttttttctttttcttctttttttttttttccttatttcctttttcccctttatttttccctctcctcctaAGTCCGTCCCCGATGGGGAATGCAAATCAAACCCAAAGGCGGCCCAAAGAGCACAATAAAGTTGTCCCCAGCAAAACGACCGGGAACGCACCGGAGcacgggaggggggggggggggcggggtggCGGAGGGCCCGCGCCCATGTCGCTGTCGCAACTGACATTCCCGCAGCTTTTGCAACACGTGCCCAAGGTCTGAGGGACGGTTTAactgctgctctcccctctgTTTGCTGTTCTCAGGGAGCCCGGTGCAGGGAGAGGCGAGCAGGAAGCCGGGGTGGCCTCATCCTGCTCGCCCTGCGCCCTCCGGGAGCCACCCTGCGGCGGCTGCCGCGCAGCTCCGcgctgcttttgcttttgctttcccaaCCCGGGCTTTGTTCCCCGCAGTTAAAACCAGGACGAAAGACAAGTACCGCGTCGTCTACACCGACCACCAGcggctggagctggagaaggagttCCACTACAGCCGCTACATCACCATCCGGAGGAAAGCGGAGCTGGcctccagcctggggctgtcGGAGAGGCAGGTGTGTGCCTCCAGAATGTGGGGTGGGGGTGTGTGGGGCGGGGGTGTGTGGGGCGGGGATGCGCGGGGCAGGGATGTGCGGGGCAGGGATGCGCGCGTTGGGATGCGTAGGGTCGGGATGCGCACACTGGGACAGCGATGCTTGGTGCAGGGATGCTCAGGCCAAGGATGCGCGCAACCAGGGATGTGCAGAGGCAGGGATGCGCGCACCGGGATGCGTAGGGAGGCTC
The nucleotide sequence above comes from Oxyura jamaicensis isolate SHBP4307 breed ruddy duck chromosome 1, BPBGC_Ojam_1.0, whole genome shotgun sequence. Encoded proteins:
- the CDX2 gene encoding homeobox protein CDX-2, encoding MYVSYLLDKDGPMYPGPVRHSGGLNLAAQNFVGAPQYADYGGYHVNLDSSQSPGTAWPAPYAAPLRDDWGAYGQGAPPAAGAVHGLNGGSPAAAMAYSPAEYHHHHPHAHHHAGPSPHCSAGVMQPLNAAAAGAAPEPLSPGGQRRGLCEWMRKPAQPPLSSQVKTRTKDKYRVVYTDHQRLELEKEFHYSRYITIRRKAELASSLGLSERQVKIWFQNRRAKERKINKKKLQQAQPGAAEPLSPGAPLQGPTGGAAAAGLGPAAPQ